The Megalops cyprinoides isolate fMegCyp1 chromosome 15, fMegCyp1.pri, whole genome shotgun sequence region GAGGAGGACCTCTCTTGTCTACCAAATCtctgtttatttcattctgctgtttttgctaGTGTTTCACAGGTTAACTCCATGCAGGGCATGATGGTCTCTTTAGTCTCAGATTGGTACTTTCTATGGCCTTGTCCTTGGGCCCCCTGGCCTTTCCTGTGATCTGCCTTTTGTGTCAGTGACCTCTGTGGGATCCTCTCTTATCACAGGTGAGCTTGTTTGGCCCTCTTCACTTCTTCACTTCTTGagtgtttttccattaaatcttttccctcttcttctttAGGTTTGGTTGATCTCTCTTGTCCCCCATTTCCACTGGTGTCTCCCACgctcacagtttgttgttttctgacTCCTTCTGTTGGAGGTCGCTTTGGGCACCTCTTGAAGTCCTCTTTTTCAATGTCAACTGAAGCCTTAACTTTATGTCCAGTGTCACTTGCTGTCTCTGTAACAGGAAGCTTCTCTCCAGTCTCTTCAGCGATGGCATGTATGATTTCCTTTTGTATCACATCACTTGTGCTTTGCCCTTTTGGAAGAGCTGTGGGCTCCTCTGTGGCAGAGACTGTATTTTTGGTAGGTGTTGCTTCCAGAGCCATTGTGCCTTTTTCCTCTAATTTTGGCAGGCTCCCCGCATCCATCATTTTGAGACCTTTGGGCGTCACACTTGTTAGTGGCCTATCCTGCTTGCACTTTGGAGTATTGGGACTTGAACCACCTAGTGATTTCACTGGGTccgctgtctctgtttttgggCTATCCTTAGATTTCACACTGATATCTGATGACTTTTCTGCTTTCTCAGTTGCTCCAGAAATCTCAGCCTTCTTATGTTTAACAGAGCTACCTATGTCCTGGGCCTGCTCTGACTCCTTGACTTCTCTACTGACTCGGTCTTCTGCCTTAAACGTACTCTGTGTTTTGTCCTCAAAACCGTGAACCTGCCTCGTTCTTTCTTTGGTGTCCTCCTTTTCAGTTCTCTCATTTTGTAGGCTGACAGCAGGTTCTTTGTCCTCAGTTTCCTCTTCTGTGTCAGGCACATATTTGGTTCCCTTTATATCTTCCTCAccgtcctctccctctccagtcACAGCACCTTTCTGATCTACAGCCTTGGGTGTTGACTCGTCCCCTTCTTCCTCCGGTCCCAGATCGTCCTCCTCCTCTAGGGTCTCTTCAAACTCTGCGGTGACCTCGGCATCGTCCTCTTCATCGCCAGTCACCATCTCTCCTTTGTCACTGGTTCCCTCACTGTTTGACCTGTCAgactctgtctcagtctctaACATCAACACTTCTCTCGTGGTTTCCGTTATGATCTCCTCCACAAACTTGTACTGCGGTTCGGCTCGGAAGAAAGCTCTCCTGGGCATGGTCAGATAAGGGAGGCTGTAGAAGGGAGACTGCCTGTATACGTGTGGCACTGAGCCCTGGGTGCACGAATCAAGTCGAGTTTCTTCACCTTCCAGGAGCCTCCTACacaatgcaaatacaattaaaaataaggCAACACTCTGTTGTGACTATCattcatgttacattacattacattattggcatttagcagacactcatatccagagtgatttacatcagttacagtttttttgaaCAATTTTATCCTATCCTATCCTTATCTTATCCTattttcctgaggcaattctgggttaagtaccttgtccaggggtacagcagcagtgccccaactggaaatcaaaccagcaacctttcagttatgagtcttgctccttaaccactatgctgccaACATTGCATTAGCAATGATAACCTATCTTGATTCCTCTTCAACTTCTGTGATTTTTCTATGCCGGTGAATATGTAGCTGATTCTGACCTGTAAGAAGCAATTTCCATATCTAAAGCGATTTTCACATTTAGCAGATCCTGGTACTCCTGACAATGCTGAGACATTTGTAGCCTGGAGTGTTTAAGCTCGAGCTCCAGTCTCTTAATAGTGTCCTATAAAAAGCGCAGAAAGATAAGAAGTTAAAATTTTGTTATGCACTGTAGATCCCAAAACCACAAATTATGACTGTTCCATGAAGAAAATTCCCATGCTTGATCTTACTATTACCATTAAACACATGTATCTGACTGGAAACTGGAAATCAACATTTATgggaaaaatacatgaaatgaaagtaatggATATTCAGTGGTTGGACAttgcaacacacaaacaaagcacacactATATTTCCCTTGGACTTATCAGACAACCTCGCCTATTCAAAGGACACATCACAAGACAAAACCAGCGTTGTAGTAAATGTTCATTTCAACAGTCtgatttacttttaaaaaaatttagCGAGAATAATGTTCAAAATCAGAAAGCTTTGTGACCTCAAATGAAGTAGGCCTACAGGAGAAATAGTCTAAATACAATCCAGGAAAGTGCAACAGTTAAACTGACGTGTTGTGTAGCGCTTGCCGCTTAATTGCTTGCTTTGACGATTATAATGAGCAAGATTCATTACTGATACCTGGTAGTAGTTGACCTCCGCATCGTGTCCTTCCTCCAGGTCATTCAGCTGTCTCAGCAGAGCCTCTCTGGCACCTTTCACGGTCTGCAGCTCGATGCTTTTAGATTGCAGTTGCCTTCTGTGCTCTACGATTTCCTGTTTCGTCGCTTTGAGTGCCTCTGTATTGATTTCAGCGGCTTTCAGCATGCTTGCCATCCGAGCCTGGAAACAATCCGCAGCTTGTTGGATGCTAGAACTGGCTTCACCTTCAAGCTGCTTTCTAATATTTCCCAAAGCGGTAGTGATGTCCGGTGTCCCAACACATTTCATGTCGATATTAAACCGAGCCTCGTGGATTTTAGCCATCATTTCTGACACCTCTTCTTggtgttttttcttcagcaaatCTATTTCTTCAGCGATAACCCGAGCTTTCTTGTCCAGTTGCGATTTATACAGATATGCGTCATTAATATTCCTCTGGACTGTCATAAtggttttctctgtctctgacctACAACGGGCTTCTCGCTCATATTTTcctcttaaaatgtaaaaatcttcttCTAAATTCTGAAGTTCAATTTCAATCTGTCGCTTTTGTTGGGTAATTTCATTGACTTGTTTCCTTAGGTCCTTAATTTCAGTGTCGTACAGACGAGGTAAGGACGAAGAGAATTGTCTCTTTTGCCTAATGTCCCCGATTTCCTTCGCTAATATTTTGTTGTGATTCTCCAAATAACGAACCTTTTCTATGAATCTTGCAAAGTGGTCATTGAGCTCCTGAAGCAattctttttcattaatattcGTAAACTGCATTTCCCTGGAAAACTGGTGTGCAAGGTCAGCACTGTCGAATTCCCTTTGCACCATCGTATTGCATTTCTGAAACGAAGCCGAGGTGCTCCCGTCGCTCGCTGATAATTGTGGAGATGAAGAAGATGACCCAAGGCTCATGGTCTGAAACCGGGGATATTCTTTTTGGATACCTTTACTAGTAGAGCTTGAAACATACTCCATACTGTAGCTAATCTATTTTTGTCGCAGATGGGCTATGCTGGTGTGCTCCGCGAGCTATAGCCTACTCCACCgtttgaactgaactgacagCTGGCGTTGCGGCATGGAACTGTCCACGGTGCTAAAAGTGAGGTGTGTAAAAAGTGTGTATACTATTTTTTAGCATGACAGTGATCCAAAGCAttcataaaaatccacaaaGGTTAACTGGGAACAAAATTCAGAACATAATGTCAATCTCCAGACCTCAATACAATTGCACATTTGTCGTTCGAACTGAGGAAAGCAGTTCATAGGTGAAAACCAATAGATCTGAAAGCAATTCTGCCAAGAAGAGTCATCAAAAATCCTCTTCAACAgttccagagcaacatacaaagATATCAGGAAGCACCTCGGCAGTGTAATCCATACAGTAACACATGCTACGAATAAATGTGATTCTGTGGTTTCTAAAATAagattcattatttgtgaacgATAtggctttgctctgtgcaatgctacTAAGCATATAAGTGTAatattttaagcagaaaaattatatatatatatatatatatatatatatatatataaaccaaTGACTGTGTTTATAACTATGTATATagttacaatattacaatattacaccTTTAaccataaaatatatatatatatatgtagtgtgtgtgtgtgtgtgtgtgtgtgtgtgtgtatacaaatCTGTTCAATAAAAATTGGACTTTGTGAGATGGTGTATTATATTAtagcatgtgtatttgtattgaaAAAGTCACTGGGACTGTAATTGATTGGGTGAAAGCCGTGTATACGCTAATGTGTCTCATGCACTTGCAGTTGTgcaatttttgtttcattaatttgGTTTCTTGACATCAGTCAGCAAGAAGTAAGGCAATGAAGTCCACTGTCCAGCTGAAGAGGTTGTGCAGTGCCACATCTCTTTATGTTGGTTCAAGGAAAAGTGCCAGGAAGGAAACAGACAACTGCTCTTTACAGGCTAGCTGTGAGTCAGCTAAATTAGAGACATTAGAATGATTATTTACATGGAGGAAATGGTTATAGCCAGATGCAGCACACAGACTCTGAACATGCTTATACGACAGAGTTATTGAACTGATAAATCATTTATTGTGTTGATTTTGTTGTTAGTGGTGATTCATAAAATCAATATTAAGTCTAACAGTGAcaatattttgttgtttaacaGTTTCTGCTTAGCAGAAACACCTCAGACTTTCTCTTTAAATATACCTTTAGAATAAATGTCACTCATAAATTCTGACAcacttcattttctgtaatgaagCAGAACACCTATGAAAGGATCAACATGCATGGAAAAGCAAGACCTTGGAGATACACGAGGAAATACCAGCATGCTTTGCTCTGGGACCCATACTCCATGCAGCAGAGAGGTGAATGTGAATGCAATGCTAGATAGCGGTAGTGACAGTAATAGTGAATGTCATTAATTAAAGGACCTGTGGAGGGAAGTAGCAGACCTGGGGGAGGGTCACAGAGGGTGAGGCTGCCCCAGGCCCACGGTTTTGCCCAGTAACAAGGGggcctgactgaacatgcatttttgttgtttagtttaatattttgaataaagtttgtctgtgtgtcttgattgccgCAAAAAATagaaagtcagactgagggtgtAATGGTTTCAACCGACCTCTAGCTATAAGTTTCTagccgcgatatttattttgaatgagcagagcagagaaatTGGGACCATTGTCTGACAACTGCTAGCACCTTCTGAGTTATGCCCCATTCATCTGTGATTCTTTTTAGCTCTAAACTGAtgttgacagctgtgtgttgaTCATGGAAACAACAGGTTTCTAAAAGAAATTCTTCCATTTGCCAGTTgtcaacaaaatgacatgttATGACCAAATAGGCCTCTGTGGACCTCGATGTCCACATATCTGTGGTCAGAACCATGCTGTTTGCACGCTGTAAAGCTGCCTTTACTTCATTGTAACAGTTTTTGTACATCTGTTATCCCTTCCATTAGCTGTTTGCGGCTTGGGATTTTATAGCATGGGTAGAGAGTcttcacaaatgcaatgaaaccCCTGTCCTCTACAACTGAAATAGGCTGGAGGTCCTTGCATATCATCTCTCCAAGGCGTCTTGTAATAAGTATGGCTCTCGGAGAGTTAtccattaaaaaagacaaagcttTCATAAAAGCTTAAATAGGCCTAGGCCTAGTTTCACCAAGTAGCCACAGACAGTTAGAATAGGCCTACTTAATGACAGATTTTGAATGAAACTGCAGCCATTCCAAAATCTCTTAATATCCACCATTAGATAAAATTGATAAAAGTGTGCTAACGATGACTTATAAAAGAGCAATATTCATTGTAGATGGCCTTTTCTCTTCAGACATCAGCAAGACGTggctttaaaacatatttgtttttctttttgaaaatgtgtcctaTATAGGCCTATAGCTTCACACAGCCTACATCTGACAGTAGCCTAAAGCCTACTGACTGCAAAACCTGGGCTTATATGTAGGCCTAAATTAATCTACACCAATACCATGACTAGGGtttcatacaataaatatcCTGAACATCAATATcctgcttacattttacatggttaACAATTCTATTATCACCGGTTACCTGGATAATTCCTGCCTTTCTGAAACGCCTCTGCTAAAAAACTTTACCTCAATTGAAGTGGGGGTGTCTGCCTGCATTTTCTCCACCTCTTGTCGTTTCTCCTGTAACTGGTCATGATCTTTTGGGtggtaattttttaaatgtttcatttgtggtATCGCCACAATAACTGTTTTGTCACATATACTACATTTTGAATCATTGCTATTTACCCTATCAAAATAACTCCACACGGGGCACGGGGTTTACATTCTGCAACCGGCACTGGGGCTGAGTGACTGggcctgtttctgtgtgtgccttatTACAGACGTTGTTGGGAGCTGAGTGAGAAAGCGGAAGGAAAAGTAGTTCCTATCCAAACTAACTATTCAAAAAAATGAGCTAAAAtactatgaaattaaattaatgaaatcagaCGTTTAAAGCATTACCTGTTAtcgatttttttaatatgaggaTCGATCCTTAAAACTGAATCATCAGGatcaaaatatgaatattttggTATCGATCTGCCCATCCCCACTTCATACCAACGAttgatgtttttgtctgtggtgGTGATTGAAGAAAATACAGGAATTGACTCAGATGAGGAACctgacagcaacaacaacagaaacgAAAATGCTGAGATGTAAAATGATGCAGAAGATTCAAAAGATCAAGCGTACCCTGGTTGGGCAATGACCATCAGTAAAAGCATGCATCTTATCATGTTATTTGCAATGGTTCATAATGTAGGTGGCTGTGAGTTAAGTGGCTTTTTGAGTCTTATCAGTCTGA contains the following coding sequences:
- the LOC118790163 gene encoding neurofilament medium polypeptide; the protein is MEYVSSSTSKGIQKEYPRFQTMSLGSSSSSPQLSASDGSTSASFQKCNTMVQREFDSADLAHQFSREMQFTNINEKELLQELNDHFARFIEKVRYLENHNKILAKEIGDIRQKRQFSSSLPRLYDTEIKDLRKQVNEITQQKRQIEIELQNLEEDFYILRGKYEREARCRSETEKTIMTVQRNINDAYLYKSQLDKKARVIAEEIDLLKKKHQEEVSEMMAKIHEARFNIDMKCVGTPDITTALGNIRKQLEGEASSSIQQAADCFQARMASMLKAAEINTEALKATKQEIVEHRRQLQSKSIELQTVKGAREALLRQLNDLEEGHDAEVNYYQDTIKRLELELKHSRLQMSQHCQEYQDLLNVKIALDMEIASYRRLLEGEETRLDSCTQGSVPHVYRQSPFYSLPYLTMPRRAFFRAEPQYKFVEEIITETTREVLMLETETESDRSNSEGTSDKGEMVTGDEEDDAEVTAEFEETLEEEDDLGPEEEGDESTPKAVDQKGAVTGEGEDGEEDIKGTKYVPDTEEETEDKEPAVSLQNERTEKEDTKERTRQVHGFEDKTQSTFKAEDRVSREVKESEQAQDIGSSVKHKKAEISGATEKAEKSSDISVKSKDSPKTETADPVKSLGGSSPNTPKCKQDRPLTSVTPKGLKMMDAGSLPKLEEKGTMALEATPTKNTVSATEEPTALPKGQSTSDVIQKEIIHAIAEETGEKLPVTETASDTGHKVKASVDIEKEDFKRCPKRPPTEGVRKQQTVSVGDTSGNGGQERSTKPKEEEGKDLMEKHSRSEEVKRAKQAHL